The proteins below are encoded in one region of Drosophila santomea strain STO CAGO 1482 chromosome 2R, Prin_Dsan_1.1, whole genome shotgun sequence:
- the LOC120445640 gene encoding leucine-rich repeat and immunoglobulin-like domain-containing nogo receptor-interacting protein 1 yields the protein MPDHTRVTATTRSRPWLSGAIPVLLLLLILVILPLESTAFCPSKCQCLGGEANSRALCVDAALEDVPIQLNPETKYINLTVNRIRTLEFSLPFYMKLEILDLSQNIIETLGSKNFEYQSELRTLNLSRNLVSSLHKHAFKGLTNLLLLDLSFNRIETVHPTALSDLASLVELDLTNNNIVSLEDNCFKGMNTLEVLVFRNNRLLDVPATNLWHLHALKSLDMSLNLVEFVRNDSFEGLKELLALSVQGNVMSELDLSAFEGLISLKHLDLSDNNLTMVPTQQLSKLSNLTYLNLGGNRFSQLPAVAFLNLFHLRELHLSRLDFLQRIDSRAFVDNTHLQTLHLNNNPQLSDIPMRLFQGNPNILEVYMQSNSLQTLYSAQFPVDQLQKLYLGDNPLQCNCSLLWLWRLVTGNFEGVDPAMEHAAGGAVAALAKEADDEEQADEATAVASTDDGVAALAAYIAEQHIVNALHTTEPSAYELATSASNRNSGILRMDRQQIGCDIWRDKVRTRRKLLTMSEGEITCPAHIVTVVCAVITCLLVAMIGISVLYYLRFVKRRRKLLHERGPMRTSKSIINVHDRILQGHNPGGLGLGMSMTLGGGNHVNGLGMTLNYPHHAQTLQAHHHYHQAMPLQSHGGNGNHEYQQTTLPQLDKLELERYLAAQTIANEYRALKPWELPVKEADDEPEHLYERFDHYEYPDTHTMGKLKQAASLNHSNSSAGPSPVPPSSGKPHVVYV from the exons ATGCCTGACCACACGAGAGTAACCGCAACGACAAGGAGTAGGCCATGGCTTAGTGGAGCCATCCCagtgctgctcctcctgctgatTCTCGTAATCCTGCCTCTGGAATCCACCGCCTTCTGCCCATCGAAGTGCCAGTGTCTGGGCGGCGAGGCCAATAGTAGAGCGTTGTGCGTGGACGCCGCTCTGGAAGATGTGCCCATTCAATTAAATCCGGAGACGAAATACATCAATCTCACAGTGAATCGAATTCGCACCCTGGAATTCTCGCTGCCGTTCTACATGAAGCTGGAGATCCTGGATCTTTCGCAGAACATCATCGAAACGCTGGGCTCGAAGAACTTCGAGTACCAATCGGAACTGAGAACGCTGAATCTGAGCCGCAATTTGGTCAGTTCGCTGCACAAACATGCCTTCAAGGGATTGACCAATCTGCTGCTCCTGGATCTCAGTTTCAATCGCATCGAGACAGTGCATCCCACTGCTCTCAGTGATCTGGCCTCGCTGGTGGAGCTGGATCTTACCAACAACAATATTGTCAGCTTGGAGGACAACTGTTTCAAGGGCATGAACACGTTGGAGGTTCTCGTGTTCCGGAATAATCGATTGCTAGACGTACCAGCCACCAATCTTTGGCATTTGCATGCCCTCAAGAGCCTGGATATGTCCTTGAATCTGGTCGAGTTTGTGCGGAATGACAGTTTCGAGGGCTTAAAGGAGCTTCTGGCCCTCAGCGTGCAGGGCAATGTGATGAGCGAACTGGATTTGAGTGCTTTCGAGGGATTGATATCCTTAAAACATCTGGATCTGTCCGATAATAATCTCACG ATGGTGCCTACACAGCAGCTCTCGAAACTCTCGAACCTCACCTATTTGAACCTGGGCGGCAACCGCTTTTCCCAGCTGCCCGCCGTCGCCTTCCTCAACCTGTTTCATTTGCGCGAATTGCATTTGAGCCGGCTGGACTTCTTGCAGCGCATCGATTCGAG aGCCTTTGTGGACAACACCCACTTGCAGACGCTGCACCTGAACAACAATCCCCAGCTGAGCGACATACCGATGCGCCTGTTCCAGGGCAACCCCAACATCCTGGAGGTCTACATGCAGAGCAACAGCCTGCAGACCTTGTACTCCGCCCAGTTCCCAGTGGATCAGCTGCAGAAGCTCTACCTGGGGGACAACCCGCTGCAGTGCAACTGCTCGCTGCTGTGGCTCTGGCGCTTGGTAACCGGCAACTTCGAGGGAGTAGATCCCGCCATGGAGCACGCAGCCGGTGGGGCGGTGGCTGCTCTGGCCAAGGAAGCCGATgacgaggagcaggcggaTGAGGCCACCGCCGTGGCCTCCACGGACGATGGAGTGGCCGCCTTGGCTGCCTACATAGCCGAGCAGCATATAGTGAATGCCCTGCACACCACCGAGCCCAGTGCCTATGAGCTGGCCACGTCCGCCTCGAACAGGAACTCCGGCATCCTGCGCATGGATCGCCAGCAGATTGGCTGCGACATCTGGCGGGACAAGGTGCGAACGCGGAGGAAGCTGCTGACCATGAGCGAGGGCGAGATCACCTGCCCCGCCCACATTGTGACCGTGGTCTGTGCGGTGATCACCTGCCTGCTGGTGGCCATGATTGGCATCAGCGTGCTCTACTACCTGCGCTTTGTCAAGCGGCGGAGGAAGTTGCTCCACGAACGCGGTCCCATGCGCACCAGCAAGAGCATCATCAACGTTCACGATCGCATCCTGCAGGGTCACAATCCCGGAGGTCTCGGCCTGGGCATGAGCATGACCCTGGGCGGCGGTAACCATGTCAACGGCTTGGGCATGACCCTCAACTATCCGCATCATGCCCAAACCCTTCAGGCGCACCACCACTACCATCAGGCCATGCCGCTGCAGTCCCATGGGGGCAATGGCAACCATGAGTACCAGCAGACGACTctgccacaactggacaagcTGGAACTGGAGCGCTACCTGGCGGCCCAGACCATTGCCAATGAGTACCGGGCATTGAAGCCCTGGGAACTGCCCGTTAAGGAGGCGGACGATGAGCCGGAGCATCTCTACGAGCGGTTCGATCACTACGAGTATCCGGACACTCACACCATGGGCAAGCTGAAGCAGGCGGCGTCCTTGAACCACTCCAACTCCTCGGCTGGTCCTTCGCCCGTTCCCCCCTCGTCCGGCAAACCGCATGTGGTCTACGTATga
- the LOC120445759 gene encoding uncharacterized protein LOC120445759: MSYQNILGLLLLLTPASIHAYGDQSRHRLYLQSDYALQTISTQLIAQAIELVDYVVEDLLVLDSQNSILLGYLDRFDAFTAVNANKTEQKLNAFYGVIGDYLDSDTTGDPLRTSSIETQLIALCLQRNGFDRWKRTVQTRTTQLQKLIYRKLRKHLESIDREDRLAVERRWKGILTRGGPRRLEKLREFVKWLGNFRD, translated from the exons ATGAGCTACCAGAATATCCTAGGCCTTCTGCTCTTG CTGACCCCTGCTTCGATCCATGCGTATGGAGATCAAAGTCGCCATCGGTTGTATTTGCAATCAGATTACGCTTTGCAAACAATCAGCACTCAACTGATTGCTCAGGCAATCGAGCTGGTGGACTATGTGGTAGAAGACCTGCTCGTCTTGGACTCACAGAACTCCATTCTCTTGGGCTACTTGGATCGCTTCGACGCCTTCACTGCCGTAAACGCGAATAAAACCGAGCAGAAGCTAAATGCCTTCTATGGCGTGATTGGGGACTATCTGGATTCGGATACCACAGGAGATCCACTGAGAACTTCGAGTATCGAGACCCAGCTGATTGCCCTTTGCCTGCAGCGCAACGGATTCGACCGATGGAAGCGAACAGTTCAAACCCGGACTACGCAGCTCCAGAAGCTGATATACCGAAAGTTGAGGAAGCACCTGGAGTCCATCGACAGGGAGGATCGATTGGCTGTGGAGCGCAGGTGGAAGGGAATCCTCACTCGTGGCGGACCCCGCAGATTGGAGAAGCTGAGAGAGTTTGTCAAATGGCTGGGAAATTTTCGAGATTAG
- the LOC120445491 gene encoding uncharacterized protein LOC120445491 — protein MAKLTSISEYDYRDLNFNMTTVAIRSTTAPPDTNLKYYGLLFIFAVILAFIVACSACMALLVLFGCMKSFFCIRCRRRDEFTEGNP, from the coding sequence ATGGCAAAGTTGACTTCCATATCTGAATACGATTATAGAGATCTAAACTTTAACATGACAACTGTGGCGATCCGATCGACCACCGCACCACCGGATACTAACCTTAAGTATTATGGACTTTTATTCATATTCGCCGTCATTTTGGCCTTCATTGTGGCGTGCTCTGCATGTATGGCTCTTCTCGTCCTTTTTGGTTGTATGAAGTCCTTTTTCTGTATTCGCTGTAGACGGCGTGACGAGTTTACAGAAGGGAATCCCTGA
- the LOC120445642 gene encoding melanization protease 1, translated as MCCLVSLLIIAVVLCQKSSTQLLDEQCGEVRPYKIRGGFVPEAAPFMAALYNNSVFFCGGSLIHKQYVLTAAHCVVYLQEVTVHLGEYNRSCPITECNYVVQLKAKVIRHPYSNIQVFLNDIALLRLEREVAFKVHIRPICISLDEELTSDSAKFFTAYGWGRTDLTQNKLSDILRAVSLEQYQCNYKGKNAICAGGNEGDTCQADSGGPLVGNFKHLGKTRHLQYGIVSYGSLECDGSSGVYTDVNAYKSWIANVVLENEPRILQEKCKSDWGGNIMVRLWEMSLIEHKFAGALITDQLVLTAASVFPDVFNATEIEVESIYQQIHRVKWVIRHSNFSRSPSIRNNIAVIRLAQRVSKLGLEIPICLGLNLSPPTTWSAYLYSDKFEFLGSRNVNLKRIHECSVESDQICVEKPNRLDYAPYETPGFVIGTNQMFNGKERYMIAGLISHTQDNAIVFTNIQDHAKWIASKMIYT; from the exons ATGTGCTGCTTGGTTTCGTTACTTATAATCGCGGTGGTGCTGTGCCAAAAGTCGTCCACACAGCTTCTTGATGAACAATGTGGAGAAGTGCGACCCTATAAAATTAGGGGCGGATTCGTGCCGGAAGCTGCTCCATTTATGGCCGCCTTGTACAACAACAGCGTATTTTTCTGTGGTGGATCCCTAATACATAAGC AATATGTTCTAACCGCTGCGCACTGCGTAGTATACTTGCAAGAAGT AACCGTCCACTTGGGAGAATACAATCGATCGTGCCCGATCACAGAATGCAATTACGTGGTGCAACTAAAGGCCAAGGTAATAAGGCATCCTTATTCGAACATACAAGTTTTTCTAAACGACATAGCTTTGCTGCGACTGGAGCGCGAAGTGGCTTTTAAAG TCCATATACGGCCAATATGCATTAGCCTTGACGAGGAGCTAACATCAGATAGTGCAAAATTTTTCACGGCGTATGGATGGGGTAGAACGGATCTGACGCAAAATAAACTAAGTGACATACTGAGAGCGGTCAGTTTGGAGCAGTATCAGTGCAACTATAAAGGCAAAAACGCAATATGCGCGGGCGGCAATGAGGGAGACACCTGTCAGGCTGACTCTGGTGGTCCACTGGTAGGCAATTTCAAACACCTTGGCAAAACTAGACATTTGCAGTACGGGATAGTGAGCTACGGCAGCTTGGAGTGCGATGGATCCTCTGGGGTCTATACTGATGTAAATGCATACAAATCGTGGATAGCTAACGTCGTTCTTGAAAACGAACCGAGAATCTTGCAAGAGAAGTGCAAGAGCGATTGGGGTGGTAATATTATGGTCCGCCTATGGGAAATGTCACTAATAGAACATAAATTCGCCGGTGCCCTCATCACAGATC AATTGGTTTTGACTGCTGCCAGTGTTTTCCCTGATGTCTTTAATGCCACCGAAAT CGAAGTAGAATCTATATATCAGCAAATCCATCGCGTCAAATGGGTTATCAGGCATTCCAACTTCAGCCGATCGCCATCAATAAGGAACAACATAGCTGTGATTAGGCTGGCTCAAAGGGTTTCAAAATTAG GTCTTGAGATACCAATCTGTTTGGGGCTGAACTTGAGTCCTCCGACGACTTGGAGTGCCTACCTTTACAGTGACAAATTTGAGTTCTTGGGCAGTCGGAATGTAAATTTAAAGAGGATCCATGAATGCTCTGTGGAAAGCGATCAGATCTGTGTCGAGAAGCCAAATCGATTGGATTATGCACCTTACGAGACTCCTGGTTTTGTGATAGGTACAAATCAAATGTTTAACGGAAAGGAAAGGTACATGATTGCGGGCTTAATAAGCCATACTCAAGATAATGCCATCGTCTTTACAAATATTCAAGACCACGCCAAATGGATTGCTAGTAAAATGATATACACATAG